A single region of the Chryseobacterium sp. 6424 genome encodes:
- a CDS encoding FixH family protein, translated as MLKNFSWGHGIVLALGSFIAFILFLIFVFSNGMKNSELISDNYYQEELVYQETIDAKNNAENLPEKPSYEQNKAGITITFPQNIKPETTQVEFNLFRTDDSNLDVKKEVNLNGNGQFTIPSKVIMAGSYTLKLKWQKDNKPYQVDYDVLWK; from the coding sequence ATGCTTAAAAATTTTAGCTGGGGACACGGTATCGTTTTGGCTCTCGGCTCCTTTATCGCATTCATCCTGTTTTTGATATTCGTATTCTCTAACGGTATGAAAAATTCTGAACTAATATCAGACAATTATTATCAAGAAGAACTAGTCTATCAGGAAACCATTGATGCAAAAAACAATGCGGAAAATCTGCCGGAAAAACCTTCTTATGAACAGAACAAAGCGGGGATTACCATTACATTCCCTCAAAACATCAAGCCAGAAACCACTCAGGTAGAATTTAACCTGTTCCGTACAGATGACTCTAACCTTGATGTTAAAAAAGAAGTAAACCTGAACGGAAACGGGCAATTTACCATACCTTCAAAAGTAATTATGGCCGGCTCTTACACGCTGAAATTAAAATGGCAGAAAGACAATAAACCTTATCAGGTGGATTACGACGTTCTATGGAAATAG
- the ccoG gene encoding cytochrome c oxidase accessory protein CcoG, which produces MSLDENFRGGQGQVIEAETFRDSVGTMDQSGKRKWVYPRKPKGRYTNYRTVVAWLLLAIFFVLPFIKINGNPFLLINLVDRQFFIAGQPFYLQDFFILALGAITSIVFIILFTVVFGRIFCGWICPQTIFLEMIFRKIDYLIEGDRNKQMKLDRQEWNAEKIWKRSLKWFIFIIISLIITHWMFMYIIGYQGVFDMVKEGPLNNFTSFLVMIIFTAAFYFTFAWFREQVCTLVCPYGRLQGVLIDKQTINVYYDFKRGENRSKWRKGEDRRAAGKGDCIDCNQCVVVCPTGIDIRDGQQLECVNCTACIDACDEVMVKVGLPTGLIRYATEDEIEKEDTFRFTGRMKAYSVVLLLLVGFLGFLLSSRGAMEAKFIKPAGSTFFVRDGEINNTYNYTFLNKSNEDQLVTIKVISPAHGQITLSGTNKILLKKDQMTKGTVNISFPENEIKLSKQNVTIGVYNQKGELLDSFDTYFEGPFKLQF; this is translated from the coding sequence ATGTCGTTAGATGAAAATTTCAGAGGTGGACAAGGGCAAGTAATCGAAGCAGAAACCTTTCGCGATTCTGTAGGTACCATGGACCAATCTGGTAAAAGGAAGTGGGTATATCCCCGCAAGCCAAAAGGCCGCTATACCAACTATAGGACTGTAGTTGCCTGGTTATTGCTCGCAATATTCTTCGTTTTACCCTTTATTAAAATCAATGGAAACCCTTTTCTGCTAATTAATTTAGTTGACAGGCAATTCTTCATCGCGGGACAACCTTTTTACCTGCAAGACTTTTTTATTTTAGCGTTAGGGGCCATTACGTCCATCGTATTCATCATTCTATTCACGGTAGTTTTTGGCCGTATTTTCTGTGGATGGATTTGCCCACAGACCATCTTTCTTGAAATGATCTTCAGAAAGATCGATTATCTTATCGAAGGAGACCGGAATAAACAGATGAAACTTGACCGACAAGAATGGAACGCTGAAAAGATCTGGAAGCGCTCCTTGAAGTGGTTTATCTTCATCATCATATCATTGATCATCACCCACTGGATGTTTATGTACATCATCGGTTATCAGGGTGTTTTTGATATGGTGAAAGAAGGTCCGCTGAATAACTTCACGAGTTTTCTGGTGATGATCATCTTCACAGCGGCATTCTATTTTACGTTTGCATGGTTCCGCGAGCAGGTGTGTACACTTGTTTGTCCTTATGGCAGACTTCAGGGCGTACTGATCGACAAACAGACCATCAATGTATATTACGATTTCAAGCGTGGGGAAAACCGCTCGAAATGGCGCAAAGGTGAAGATCGCCGCGCTGCCGGAAAAGGCGATTGCATCGACTGTAACCAATGTGTTGTTGTTTGCCCAACAGGTATCGACATCCGTGATGGCCAACAATTGGAGTGTGTGAACTGTACCGCCTGTATCGACGCGTGTGATGAGGTAATGGTAAAAGTTGGTCTCCCCACTGGTCTTATCCGCTATGCGACAGAAGATGAGATAGAGAAAGAGGATACGTTCCGCTTTACCGGCAGAATGAAGGCATACTCTGTGGTGCTTCTGTTATTGGTAGGCTTCCTGGGCTTCCTGTTAAGTAGCCGCGGCGCGATGGAAGCAAAATTCATAAAACCAGCCGGTAGTACTTTCTTCGTGAGAGATGGTGAGATAAATAACACTTATAATTACACCTTCTTAAACAAATCCAATGAGGATCAGTTGGTGACCATTAAAGTGATTTCCCCGGCGCACGGACAAATTACCTTAAGCGGGACCAATAAAATCCTACTGAAGAAAGACCAGATGACGAAAGGTACGGTGAATATCAGTTTCCCGGAAAATGAAATCAAACTTTCAAAACAAAATGTAACAATTGGCGTTTATAACCAAAAAGGTGAACTGTTGGATTCTTTCGATACATACTTCGAAGGCCCCTTCAAATTACAATTCTAA
- a CDS encoding c-type cytochrome has product MKQRTPVYITILIIVAILMVLCYMFIQNSTFLLSPYFWGTVIIASIIAMIQNAIGDLVENTKFKTLSDEEKQAYLEAKKVPYFKALYNDAFKKQSATEEKDILIDHGFDGIMELDNQLPKWWLGLFWFGVAYCVVYLVSYSFSDFANPIVEYDEEYKAQTANIAEYLKNTPPPTIENAVYSPDNIAAGEEVFKTNCVSCHGDGGKGGIGPNLTDNAWINQPEKTLFKNVFHMVENGSQNNPTMQAFGKNNVLSGFDIQNVAAYVYHINQEQPPVTPANGGAAPQGNPVVWEK; this is encoded by the coding sequence ATGAAACAGAGAACCCCGGTTTATATAACCATCCTGATTATAGTAGCAATCCTAATGGTACTTTGCTACATGTTCATCCAGAACTCAACCTTCCTATTATCTCCATATTTCTGGGGAACAGTGATCATCGCTTCCATCATCGCCATGATACAGAACGCGATTGGTGATTTGGTAGAAAACACAAAATTCAAAACCCTGAGCGACGAGGAAAAACAAGCGTATCTGGAAGCTAAAAAAGTCCCTTACTTTAAAGCACTATATAATGATGCCTTTAAAAAACAGTCGGCTACGGAAGAAAAAGATATTCTTATCGACCACGGTTTCGATGGCATCATGGAGCTTGACAATCAGCTACCGAAGTGGTGGTTAGGCCTTTTCTGGTTTGGTGTAGCCTATTGTGTGGTATATTTAGTCTCTTATTCATTCAGTGATTTTGCGAATCCTATTGTGGAATATGATGAAGAGTACAAAGCACAGACCGCAAATATCGCTGAATATTTAAAAAACACACCGCCACCAACAATCGAAAACGCTGTATATTCGCCAGATAATATAGCGGCTGGTGAAGAGGTCTTCAAAACAAACTGTGTATCTTGTCACGGTGATGGTGGTAAAGGTGGTATCGGTCCCAACCTTACCGATAATGCATGGATTAACCAACCTGAAAAAACATTGTTTAAAAACGTATTCCATATGGTGGAGAACGGTAGCCAGAACAACCCTACAATGCAGGCTTTCGGTAAAAACAACGTTCTTTCTGGGTTTGATATACAAAATGTAGCAGCTTATGTTTATCATATTAACCAGGAACAGCCGCCAGTTACGCCAGCAAATGGCGGTGCGGCTCCGCAGGGGAACCCTGTGGTTTGGGAAAAATAA
- a CDS encoding cbb3-type cytochrome oxidase subunit 3 encodes MIPQNVKDILSNSENNGLYQTLALLLFLICFLGIAFYVFSRPKKYYDEEANAPLDDDIEDKNS; translated from the coding sequence ATGATCCCTCAAAACGTAAAAGATATTTTATCGAACTCAGAAAATAATGGTCTTTACCAGACATTGGCGCTGTTATTGTTTCTGATTTGCTTTCTGGGGATTGCGTTTTATGTTTTTTCACGACCGAAAAAATATTACGATGAAGAAGCTAATGCGCCTTTGGATGACGATATTGAAGATAAAAACTCTTAA
- the ccoN gene encoding cytochrome-c oxidase, cbb3-type subunit I: protein METQKFSYDNNIVRAFLYATVVFGLVGFLLGLIAALMLFYPELPEFIFGTDDATIKSLQSGNLQGLINSQGAFGFGRIRMLHTSAVIFAFVCNGFFAGAYYSIQRLLKTRMFSDTLSWIHFWGWQLMIVAVVITFLMGINTSKEYAEHEWPIDILITVIWVIFGINMFGTIMRRRVRHLYVAIWFFIGTWVAIAMLHIFNNLEVPLSFTGWKSYSAYAGVKDALVQWWYGHNAVAFVLTTPILGLMYYFLPKAANRPVFSYKLSIIHFWSLIFVYIWAGPHHLQYTSIPGWAQALGTGFSIMLIAPSWGGMLNGLLTLRGAWDKVRENPVLKFFVVAITCYGMATFEGPLLATKTLNKIGHFTDWVIGHVHIGALGWNGFMTFGMIYYLLPIMWRTKLWSVKLANWHFWLGTLGIIFYAVPLYIAGFTQGLMWKQFNPDGTLVYKNWLDTVTAIIPYYQMRFVGGLLYIAGAILMVVNVVATVRQGSFQKEVPAEAPALGNVGKKRKEGEGYHLWLERTPLVMGILSFIAVAIGGLIEIVPTLAVKENVPTIAAVKPYSPLELEGRDLYIREGCNSCHSQMIRPFRDEVVRFNGKNGQYSKAGEFVYDRPFLWGSKRTGPDLHRQGGKNPSSWHYKHMLNPRVTSAGSIMPRYPWLIANDLDRSKMKAKVELMKNSFDVPYTQAQIDSADQWADNQAKLVVSQIYAEAPDVKKAYEDRKAAEGANFTPLEKKEIIALIAYLQRLGTDIKTTEIKTASTN, encoded by the coding sequence ATGGAAACACAAAAGTTTAGTTATGACAATAATATTGTGCGAGCGTTCCTCTATGCGACCGTGGTTTTCGGCCTTGTAGGTTTTCTGCTGGGGCTTATCGCCGCACTGATGCTTTTCTATCCCGAACTTCCTGAGTTTATTTTTGGTACCGATGATGCTACCATTAAGAGTTTACAAAGCGGGAATCTTCAGGGGTTAATTAACTCTCAGGGTGCGTTTGGTTTTGGGCGTATCCGTATGCTGCACACCAGTGCGGTAATCTTCGCATTTGTTTGTAACGGTTTCTTTGCGGGGGCTTACTATTCCATCCAAAGATTGCTTAAGACCAGGATGTTCAGCGATACACTTTCGTGGATACACTTCTGGGGCTGGCAGTTGATGATTGTAGCTGTAGTGATTACGTTCCTCATGGGTATCAACACTTCTAAGGAATATGCCGAGCACGAGTGGCCTATTGATATTTTGATTACAGTGATCTGGGTGATCTTCGGTATCAACATGTTCGGAACCATCATGAGAAGACGTGTGCGTCACCTGTATGTGGCCATATGGTTCTTTATCGGTACCTGGGTGGCAATTGCGATGCTGCACATCTTCAATAACCTGGAGGTGCCGTTATCATTTACCGGCTGGAAATCCTATTCTGCCTACGCAGGGGTAAAAGACGCTCTGGTACAGTGGTGGTATGGCCATAACGCGGTAGCTTTCGTACTTACGACACCGATCCTTGGTTTGATGTACTACTTCCTTCCAAAAGCGGCAAACCGCCCGGTATTCTCTTATAAACTTTCTATTATCCACTTCTGGTCACTTATTTTTGTTTACATCTGGGCTGGTCCTCACCACCTTCAGTATACTTCAATTCCAGGTTGGGCGCAGGCTTTGGGCACAGGTTTCTCTATCATGCTTATCGCACCATCTTGGGGAGGGATGCTGAACGGTCTTCTTACGCTTAGAGGGGCGTGGGATAAAGTTCGCGAAAACCCTGTATTGAAATTCTTTGTTGTAGCTATTACGTGCTACGGTATGGCTACCTTCGAGGGACCACTTTTAGCAACAAAAACTTTAAATAAAATTGGTCACTTTACCGACTGGGTAATTGGTCACGTACACATTGGTGCATTAGGCTGGAATGGCTTTATGACCTTCGGTATGATTTATTACTTACTCCCAATTATGTGGAGAACCAAACTTTGGTCTGTAAAATTGGCTAACTGGCACTTCTGGCTAGGTACTTTGGGTATTATATTCTATGCGGTGCCTTTATACATCGCCGGTTTCACGCAAGGCTTAATGTGGAAGCAGTTTAATCCAGACGGTACTTTGGTGTATAAAAACTGGTTGGATACTGTAACCGCTATTATTCCTTACTATCAAATGCGTTTCGTAGGAGGATTATTATACATCGCCGGAGCCATCTTAATGGTTGTAAACGTAGTAGCAACCGTACGGCAGGGCTCATTCCAGAAGGAAGTACCTGCAGAGGCTCCTGCACTTGGTAACGTAGGTAAAAAGCGAAAAGAAGGTGAAGGTTACCACCTTTGGTTGGAGAGAACTCCGCTTGTAATGGGTATCCTTTCATTCATTGCCGTAGCTATCGGTGGATTGATAGAAATTGTACCTACCCTGGCAGTTAAAGAAAATGTACCAACAATCGCTGCTGTGAAGCCCTATTCACCATTAGAACTGGAAGGGCGTGATCTCTACATCCGTGAAGGCTGTAACTCTTGTCACTCACAGATGATTCGTCCATTCCGTGATGAAGTTGTACGTTTTAACGGTAAAAACGGGCAATACTCCAAAGCTGGCGAATTCGTATATGACCGACCATTCCTCTGGGGATCTAAAAGAACGGGACCTGATTTGCACAGACAAGGCGGTAAAAACCCAAGCTCTTGGCACTATAAACATATGCTAAACCCAAGAGTAACTTCTGCAGGTTCCATCATGCCACGTTACCCATGGTTAATCGCTAACGACCTGGACCGAAGCAAGATGAAGGCAAAGGTAGAATTGATGAAGAACAGTTTTGATGTTCCTTATACCCAGGCTCAGATAGATTCTGCAGACCAATGGGCAGACAACCAAGCAAAACTTGTGGTTAGCCAGATCTACGCAGAAGCACCAGACGTGAAAAAAGCCTACGAAGACAGAAAAGCAGCCGAGGGTGCTAACTTCACGCCACTGGAAAAGAAGGAAATCATCGCACTTATCGCTTACCTACAGCGATTGGGTACCGATATTAAAACGACTGAAATTAAAACAGCAAGTACCAACTAA
- the ccoS gene encoding cbb3-type cytochrome oxidase assembly protein CcoS produces the protein MILCSVSVAVIFLVIFIVSVRKGQFEDDESPAVRILLDSEIKEETETDNSKNTEKQIKNTEEISE, from the coding sequence ATGATTCTATGCAGCGTTTCCGTAGCTGTGATTTTCTTAGTCATTTTTATAGTGAGTGTCCGGAAGGGACAGTTTGAAGATGATGAATCGCCGGCCGTACGCATATTGCTCGACTCTGAAATAAAGGAGGAAACCGAAACCGACAACAGTAAAAACACTGAAAAACAAATAAAAAATACAGAAGAAATAAGTGAATAG
- a CDS encoding heavy metal translocating P-type ATPase, whose product MPENCFHCGQTIDKERISFDEKVFCCTGCKSVYEILNLNNLGDFYELNKRSGIRPDDGNNTQFDYLDTPEIFDKVTNFSEGNTSLVNFKIPVIHCSSCIWLLESLHTLNKNINYSQVNFTRKTVQISFNHHELKLSELAKFLTDLGYKPVINLETADQKEERFDRSLILKLAVAGFAFGNGMFFSYPEYAEQLMGTTDMWMEKYKHLFRFIMFFLATPVVFYSAWGYFESAWYGLKNKVVNIDVPIVLGIIMLYGRSIYEILTDYGPGYFDTLCGLLFFMLMGKIFQKRTYSALSYDRDYKSFYPIAVTKVDFNGKQQNILLSDLKIGDRIMVRNQEIIPVDAILINGEGNIDNSFITGESASIQKKPGDKIFAGGKQVGSLLELEVIKTVNQSYLTQLWNKEAFKKHETGLDTLTNKISKYFTFIILGITLIAGIYWGQHDFEKMFQVVAAILIIACPCALALSAPFTFGHVMRILGRNEFYVKDTLTIEKLSKINTLVFDKTGTITHNKEAKITYEGQEIPEQDLKNIKTLVKNSNHPLSKALYDYIEMDDEYFPVTQYTETAGKGYEAEVRGTKYKVGSAKLAGGTPVNLETAVYVNKNGELLGKFIFKNEYRQNLKSLFGKLRDYRVHILSGDNASEEQPLKEIIPQYTGMAFSQTPEDKLNYIKHLQDQNERVAMLGDGLNDAGALKQSNVGIAVADDTHSFTPSSDVIMAGGRLSSLDHYLNYAKDSMVIVKMTFAISFFYNIIGLSFAVTGNMSPLFAAIIMPISSISVVIFTSVATWWRSTKYFKLIKN is encoded by the coding sequence ATGCCTGAAAACTGTTTCCATTGCGGCCAAACCATCGATAAAGAACGAATTTCGTTCGATGAGAAGGTGTTTTGCTGCACAGGATGTAAATCTGTATATGAAATCCTGAATCTGAACAATCTGGGCGATTTCTATGAACTGAACAAACGCTCGGGCATCCGGCCTGATGACGGCAACAACACCCAGTTCGATTATCTGGACACACCTGAGATTTTCGACAAAGTCACTAATTTTTCCGAAGGAAACACCTCTTTGGTGAATTTCAAGATCCCTGTCATTCACTGTTCTTCGTGTATCTGGCTGCTCGAAAGCCTGCATACGCTGAATAAAAACATCAATTATTCCCAGGTGAACTTCACCCGAAAGACGGTTCAGATCTCCTTTAACCATCATGAACTGAAACTCAGCGAACTCGCAAAATTCTTAACCGATCTTGGCTATAAACCGGTTATTAATCTTGAAACCGCCGACCAGAAGGAAGAGCGATTCGACCGTTCTTTGATATTGAAACTTGCGGTGGCAGGCTTTGCGTTCGGAAACGGCATGTTCTTCAGTTACCCTGAATATGCCGAGCAACTTATGGGCACCACGGATATGTGGATGGAAAAGTACAAACATCTGTTCCGCTTCATCATGTTCTTCCTGGCGACGCCCGTAGTTTTCTATTCGGCTTGGGGTTATTTTGAATCGGCTTGGTATGGCCTGAAGAATAAAGTCGTAAACATTGACGTGCCTATCGTACTGGGCATCATCATGCTGTACGGGCGCAGCATCTATGAAATACTGACAGATTATGGTCCTGGATATTTCGATACGCTTTGCGGCTTGCTGTTCTTCATGCTGATGGGGAAAATCTTCCAGAAAAGGACGTACAGCGCCTTGTCCTATGACCGCGACTACAAATCCTTCTATCCCATCGCCGTTACGAAAGTAGATTTCAACGGAAAACAGCAGAACATCTTACTCTCTGACCTCAAGATCGGCGACCGCATCATGGTGCGCAACCAGGAAATCATACCGGTGGATGCCATCCTCATCAATGGTGAAGGTAATATTGACAACAGTTTTATTACCGGCGAAAGCGCTTCAATCCAAAAAAAGCCTGGCGACAAGATTTTTGCGGGCGGAAAACAGGTAGGTTCTCTACTTGAACTTGAAGTGATAAAGACCGTGAACCAAAGCTACCTTACGCAACTCTGGAACAAAGAAGCCTTCAAGAAACATGAAACCGGCCTTGATACGCTCACCAATAAAATATCCAAATACTTCACTTTCATTATCTTAGGCATTACACTGATAGCTGGGATTTACTGGGGACAGCACGATTTTGAAAAAATGTTCCAGGTGGTAGCTGCCATCCTCATCATTGCGTGCCCTTGTGCCTTGGCCCTTTCTGCACCATTTACATTCGGACATGTGATGCGGATCCTGGGGCGGAATGAATTTTATGTGAAAGACACTTTGACGATTGAAAAACTCTCGAAAATCAACACCCTTGTTTTCGATAAAACCGGCACAATCACCCATAATAAGGAAGCTAAAATCACTTACGAAGGTCAGGAAATTCCCGAGCAGGACTTAAAAAACATCAAAACGCTGGTAAAAAACTCCAATCACCCACTTTCAAAGGCTTTGTATGACTACATAGAGATGGATGATGAGTATTTCCCGGTCACCCAATATACCGAAACCGCAGGTAAAGGCTATGAAGCGGAAGTTCGTGGGACCAAGTATAAAGTGGGTTCGGCAAAGCTGGCTGGCGGCACGCCGGTAAATCTGGAAACCGCTGTTTACGTAAACAAAAACGGTGAATTGCTGGGTAAATTCATCTTCAAAAATGAGTACCGACAAAACCTGAAAAGCCTTTTCGGTAAGCTACGCGATTACCGGGTGCATATTCTTAGTGGTGATAACGCTTCGGAGGAACAACCATTGAAGGAGATCATCCCGCAATATACCGGCATGGCGTTTAGCCAAACACCTGAGGACAAACTGAATTACATCAAGCATCTACAAGACCAAAATGAAAGAGTAGCCATGTTGGGCGACGGCCTGAATGACGCGGGCGCACTGAAACAAAGCAATGTAGGGATTGCTGTGGCCGACGATACACACTCTTTCACACCTTCTTCGGATGTGATTATGGCGGGCGGGCGATTGTCCTCGCTGGATCATTACCTGAATTACGCGAAAGACTCCATGGTGATTGTAAAGATGACTTTTGCCATCAGCTTCTTCTATAACATCATAGGCCTCAGTTTTGCCGTGACGGGGAATATGTCTCCGCTGTTTGCGGCCATCATCATGCCCATCAGTTCCATCAGTGTGGTGATCTTCACTTCCGTGGCGACTTGGTGGCGCAGTACAAAGTATTTTAAACTCATTAAAAATTAG
- a CDS encoding Crp/Fnr family transcriptional regulator, which produces MSLEKQMLIEDRLLKVFNDESFKQMLSPEDYTHYLSVKQILKFHKGETIFEDGGTPNGVYFLNKGTAKLSKQGFYGKEHILRFIKEGDLIGYRSLLCGEQFQAKAEAMTDVEATFLPSDVFLHLLEVGPELSFVMLQKIAYELGESSNTVTFLAQKTVRERLAEILLLLEQKLGTDPEGFIKITLTREEIANLVGTATESAIRLISEFKSDGLIEADGRNLKILNRDKLIKLGHVTL; this is translated from the coding sequence ATGTCGCTGGAAAAACAAATGTTAATTGAAGATCGTCTGTTGAAAGTTTTTAATGATGAATCTTTTAAGCAAATGCTTTCCCCGGAAGATTATACGCACTATCTCTCGGTAAAACAAATCCTGAAATTCCATAAAGGAGAAACCATTTTTGAAGATGGCGGTACGCCAAACGGGGTGTATTTCCTGAACAAAGGGACCGCAAAACTCTCTAAACAGGGTTTTTATGGTAAAGAGCACATCCTTCGTTTTATTAAAGAAGGGGACTTGATTGGTTACCGCTCTTTGTTATGTGGCGAGCAATTTCAGGCAAAAGCCGAAGCCATGACGGATGTGGAAGCCACCTTCCTGCCATCGGATGTGTTTCTTCATCTGCTGGAAGTAGGCCCGGAACTCTCTTTCGTCATGCTACAGAAAATAGCCTATGAACTTGGCGAATCTTCTAATACCGTAACCTTTCTGGCGCAGAAAACAGTGCGTGAAAGACTTGCGGAAATCCTTCTTCTCCTTGAACAGAAGTTGGGCACAGACCCGGAAGGTTTCATTAAAATTACCTTAACACGTGAAGAAATCGCGAATCTTGTAGGGACTGCTACCGAAAGTGCTATCCGCCTGATTTCAGAATTTAAGAGCGACGGGCTTATTGAGGCCGACGGCAGAAACCTGAAAATCCTGAACCGCGACAAACTTATTAAATTAGGTCACGTTACTTTATAA
- the panB gene encoding 3-methyl-2-oxobutanoate hydroxymethyltransferase — translation MSVHSEIKKITTETLRKMKFDGEKITMLTAYDFTTAKMVDAGGVDSILIGDSAANVMAGFETTLPITLDQMIYHTQCVARGVTRALIVADLPFGTYQSNSEKALGSAVRMMKEGGAHAVKIEGGAEIEDSIRKIVNAGIPVMGHLGLTPQSIYQFGTYKVRAKENAEAEKLLADAKLLEELGCFALVLEKIPAELAKMVTESVSIPTIGIGAGANCDGQVLVYHDMVGMNKGFAPKFLRRYLDLYTEITGAVTQYVKDVKSADFPTKNESY, via the coding sequence ATGTCGGTACATTCTGAAATCAAGAAGATCACTACGGAAACACTTCGTAAAATGAAGTTCGACGGTGAAAAAATCACCATGCTCACCGCATACGATTTTACTACCGCCAAAATGGTAGACGCGGGCGGGGTAGATTCCATCCTGATCGGTGATTCGGCTGCCAATGTGATGGCCGGTTTTGAGACTACGCTTCCCATTACGCTCGATCAGATGATTTACCACACCCAGTGTGTGGCGCGGGGAGTAACACGGGCGCTCATCGTAGCAGACCTGCCGTTCGGTACTTACCAGAGTAATTCTGAAAAAGCATTGGGATCCGCCGTGCGAATGATGAAAGAAGGCGGTGCGCACGCGGTGAAGATTGAAGGTGGCGCGGAGATCGAAGATTCTATACGCAAGATTGTAAATGCCGGCATCCCTGTGATGGGCCATTTGGGATTGACGCCGCAGTCGATTTATCAGTTCGGTACTTACAAAGTGCGTGCAAAGGAAAATGCCGAGGCAGAAAAGCTGCTTGCCGATGCCAAACTACTCGAAGAGTTGGGTTGTTTTGCTTTGGTTCTTGAGAAAATACCGGCGGAACTGGCCAAAATGGTGACAGAAAGTGTTTCCATACCCACCATCGGGATCGGCGCAGGTGCAAACTGCGACGGACAAGTGCTGGTTTACCATGATATGGTGGGCATGAATAAAGGATTCGCGCCCAAATTCCTGCGCAGGTACCTGGATTTATATACCGAAATTACCGGTGCTGTAACCCAATATGTGAAAGATGTGAAATCGGCAGATTTCCCTACCAAAAACGAAAGTTATTAA
- a CDS encoding heme-binding domain-containing protein, with product MKIFKNILYWGLIVIALIQFIPIDRTNAPVDKKVNFVSVLNTPPAVQKILKKACYDCHSNETVYPDYAYVAPISWSIKNHVSEGREHLNFSVWGTYNTDLKKSMLKNTITSVKDYTMPMPGYIAQHPEANLTSDERKLLANYFESISKSGDY from the coding sequence ATGAAAATCTTTAAAAACATTCTTTACTGGGGCCTGATAGTGATTGCACTGATACAGTTTATCCCTATCGACCGTACCAACGCACCGGTAGATAAGAAAGTGAATTTCGTAAGCGTGTTAAATACCCCACCCGCTGTTCAAAAAATATTGAAGAAAGCGTGTTACGACTGCCATTCAAACGAAACGGTATATCCCGATTATGCTTATGTAGCACCAATTTCATGGTCGATTAAAAACCACGTTAGTGAAGGGCGGGAACACCTGAACTTTTCTGTTTGGGGAACTTATAACACTGATTTAAAGAAAAGCATGCTGAAGAATACCATCACCTCCGTGAAGGATTATACGATGCCGATGCCAGGTTACATCGCGCAGCATCCGGAAGCCAATCTTACTTCAGATGAAAGAAAACTGCTCGCAAATTATTTTGAAAGCATATCAAAATCCGGGGATTATTAA